From Riemerella anatipestifer ATCC 11845 = DSM 15868, a single genomic window includes:
- the nosZ gene encoding Sec-dependent nitrous-oxide reductase, whose protein sequence is MKINKILGYSALFLGSIYALESCKPKGTENAVAGDAAEKVYVAPGKHDEFYNFVSGGFNRQMGVYGLPSGRLLKVVPIFSVNPENGYGYSEETKPMLETSHGFIPWDDQHHLELSQTNGEVDGRWIFANANNTPRIARVDLSSFKTVEVLELPNSAGNHSSPFITENTEYVVAGTRFSVPTDDANGDVPINSFKENFKGVISFVKVDKTTGEMKLAFQIEAPGVNFDLSHAGKGKSHGWFFFSCYNSEQANSLLEVNASQFDKDFIMALDWKKAEEYVKAGKGRKVKTQYAHNKWNEETHTGSSKMEQEVTVLSAKELKDLCYFMPTPKSPHGCDIDPTGEYIVGSGKLAALIPVHSFSKMLNAIKNKEFAGEYDGISILKYESTLHGEVQKPGLGPLHTEFDDKGYAYTSFFVSSEVVKWDIKTLKVLDRQPTFYSVGHLMIPGGDSKKPFGKYLVAYNKITKDRFLPTGPELAQSAQLYDISGDKMKLLLDFPTFGEPHYAQALPAKLIADKQVKFYDISKNKHPYVTKGEGESRVVRDGNKVHVYMTSIRSHFAPDNIEGIKVGDEVYFHVTNLEQDWDVPHGFAIKGAENAELLIMPGETCTLKWIPKKAGMFPMYCTDFCSALHQEMQGYVRVSPAGSSTPLLFSLNNKADNAQGPVKKAETK, encoded by the coding sequence ATGAAGATAAATAAAATATTAGGCTATTCGGCACTATTTCTAGGGAGCATCTACGCCCTAGAAAGTTGTAAACCCAAAGGGACGGAAAATGCTGTAGCTGGTGATGCAGCAGAAAAAGTATATGTGGCACCGGGTAAACATGACGAATTTTATAATTTTGTCAGCGGTGGTTTTAACAGACAAATGGGAGTCTATGGTTTACCTAGCGGGAGATTACTAAAAGTAGTTCCTATATTCTCCGTAAATCCCGAAAATGGCTATGGTTACAGTGAAGAAACTAAGCCCATGTTAGAAACTTCACATGGTTTTATTCCTTGGGATGACCAGCATCACCTTGAACTTTCACAAACCAATGGAGAAGTTGATGGGCGTTGGATTTTTGCTAACGCTAATAACACACCTCGCATCGCAAGAGTAGACCTTTCTAGCTTTAAAACAGTAGAAGTTTTAGAACTACCAAACTCCGCAGGAAATCATTCATCTCCTTTTATTACAGAAAATACAGAGTATGTAGTAGCTGGAACTCGTTTTTCTGTACCTACTGATGATGCTAATGGTGATGTACCCATTAATAGTTTTAAAGAAAATTTTAAAGGCGTAATTTCCTTTGTAAAAGTAGATAAAACAACAGGAGAAATGAAACTGGCTTTTCAAATAGAAGCTCCTGGTGTCAATTTCGACTTATCTCATGCAGGCAAAGGTAAATCTCATGGCTGGTTCTTCTTCTCTTGTTATAATTCAGAGCAAGCTAATAGCCTATTAGAAGTTAACGCTTCTCAATTTGACAAAGATTTCATCATGGCTTTAGACTGGAAAAAAGCAGAAGAATATGTGAAAGCAGGTAAAGGGAGAAAGGTAAAAACCCAATACGCACACAACAAATGGAATGAAGAAACCCATACAGGTAGTTCTAAAATGGAACAAGAAGTAACGGTGCTGTCAGCTAAAGAACTTAAAGATTTATGCTACTTTATGCCAACACCTAAATCACCACATGGGTGTGATATAGACCCTACAGGTGAGTATATTGTAGGTTCGGGTAAATTAGCAGCTCTGATTCCTGTACATAGCTTCAGTAAAATGCTGAATGCTATCAAAAACAAAGAGTTTGCTGGAGAATATGACGGCATTTCTATTCTAAAATACGAATCTACCCTACACGGAGAAGTTCAAAAACCTGGTTTAGGTCCTCTTCATACAGAATTTGATGATAAAGGTTATGCTTATACTTCATTCTTTGTTTCTTCGGAGGTTGTAAAATGGGATATCAAAACTCTCAAAGTTTTAGATCGTCAACCTACATTCTATTCCGTAGGACATTTAATGATTCCAGGTGGAGACTCTAAGAAACCTTTCGGTAAATATTTGGTAGCTTATAACAAAATTACCAAAGATAGATTTTTACCTACAGGTCCAGAACTAGCTCAGTCTGCACAGTTATATGACATTAGTGGTGATAAGATGAAACTTTTACTAGACTTCCCTACATTTGGAGAGCCTCATTACGCACAAGCTCTTCCTGCAAAACTCATCGCAGATAAGCAAGTAAAATTCTATGATATTTCTAAGAACAAACACCCTTATGTAACCAAAGGTGAAGGTGAATCTAGAGTAGTTAGAGATGGTAATAAAGTTCATGTTTACATGACCTCCATCCGTTCTCATTTTGCTCCTGATAATATTGAGGGTATTAAAGTTGGTGATGAAGTTTATTTCCATGTAACCAATCTGGAACAAGACTGGGATGTCCCTCACGGATTTGCGATTAAGGGTGCAGAAAATGCAGAACTCCTCATTATGCCTGGAGAAACTTGCACACTTAAGTGGATTCCAAAAAAGGCAGGAATGTTCCCTATGTACTGTACTGACTTCTGCTCTGCTCTACACCAAGAAATGCAAGGCTATGTAAGAGTTTCACCAGCAGGAAGTTCAACACCTCTGTTGTTTAGCCTTAACAATAAAGCAGACAACGCCCAAGGTCCAGTAAAAAAAGCTGAAACTAAATAA
- a CDS encoding c-type cytochrome has product MKKLKLFLMSGAVLSALSCGGNNKPEDSVSVTSTETTQSNETPSTEGSYDPQVGLDKFNTSNVDVTKFDATMASEGEKLAEVKCISCHKPSDEKLVGPGWKGVTQRRTAPWIMNFITNPDPMIDKDPELQKQLEQCMVRMPNQSLSDQDARNILEYMRQIDGVK; this is encoded by the coding sequence ATGAAAAAGCTTAAATTATTTTTAATGAGTGGGGCAGTTTTGTCCGCTTTATCATGCGGCGGAAACAATAAGCCTGAAGATAGTGTATCTGTAACCTCTACAGAAACAACTCAAAGTAACGAAACACCTTCTACAGAAGGAAGTTATGACCCTCAAGTAGGGCTAGACAAATTTAATACTAGTAATGTAGATGTAACCAAATTTGATGCAACCATGGCTTCCGAAGGTGAAAAACTTGCAGAAGTCAAGTGTATTTCTTGTCATAAACCAAGTGATGAGAAATTAGTAGGACCAGGCTGGAAAGGTGTAACCCAACGCCGCACCGCTCCTTGGATTATGAATTTTATTACTAATCCAGACCCAATGATTGACAAAGACCCTGAACTACAAAAACAACTAGAACAGTGTATGGTAAGAATGCCTAACCAAAGTTTAAGCGATCAAGATGCGAGAAATATATTGGAATATATGAGACAAATTGATGGTGTAAAATAA
- a CDS encoding c-type cytochrome codes for MKKILVYTLGIIAIIGCNQKDEQKENSLAKESNIMLEEPAPKENTNLPNKDEGLVLIEGADCLGCHKVDTKLVGPSYQDIANKYTDADIDMLAKKIVEGGKGNWGEVPMTPHSGMSEENAKKMVKYILSLKP; via the coding sequence ATGAAAAAAATATTGGTTTATACACTAGGTATTATAGCTATCATTGGGTGTAATCAAAAAGATGAACAGAAAGAAAATAGTCTAGCTAAAGAAAGTAATATTATGCTTGAAGAACCAGCTCCTAAAGAAAATACAAATTTACCTAACAAAGACGAAGGATTGGTACTTATAGAAGGAGCGGATTGTTTAGGATGTCATAAAGTGGACACCAAATTGGTAGGGCCTTCCTATCAGGATATAGCAAATAAATACACTGATGCAGATATTGATATGCTTGCAAAAAAAATAGTTGAAGGAGGGAAGGGGAATTGGGGAGAGGTTCCAATGACTCCACACTCTGGTATGAGTGAAGAAAATGCAAAAAAAATGGTAAAATATATCCTGAGTCTAAAACCATAG
- a CDS encoding helix-turn-helix domain-containing protein, with the protein MAQMLGLTVETVIRTIKKMEKKGLLKILKGKVHY; encoded by the coding sequence ATGGCACAGATGCTAGGACTAACAGTAGAAACAGTAATAAGAACCATTAAAAAAATGGAAAAAAAAGGACTATTAAAAATATTGAAGGGAAAGGTTCACTATTAA
- a CDS encoding Crp/Fnr family transcriptional regulator, which produces MSLEVDNYFIEKTNAVKKRYHKDDIIVEEGMISRFFYYLEQGDLCVYHFTEDGKEFLQHKVREHTFFGEPATLLEKPFPGTVKVTSEEALVIKIERAKFMEFLSSHLDWNIDFMKTIAAKALGRSDALKNIIFQNPEEKILNLLNNYKKGKKGRNAYKINKKRNGTDARTNSRNSNKNH; this is translated from the coding sequence ATGAGTCTAGAAGTAGACAACTATTTCATAGAAAAAACAAATGCTGTTAAAAAACGGTATCATAAAGATGACATCATAGTAGAAGAAGGAATGATATCTCGTTTTTTTTATTATCTAGAGCAAGGGGATTTGTGTGTGTATCATTTTACTGAAGATGGAAAAGAGTTTTTACAACATAAGGTAAGAGAACATACTTTTTTTGGTGAGCCTGCTACATTACTAGAAAAACCTTTCCCAGGAACAGTAAAGGTGACTTCAGAAGAGGCTCTAGTTATCAAAATTGAAAGAGCTAAATTCATGGAATTTCTCTCTTCACATCTTGATTGGAATATAGATTTTATGAAAACTATAGCCGCGAAAGCATTGGGTAGAAGTGATGCTCTAAAAAATATTATTTTTCAAAATCCTGAAGAAAAAATCCTGAATCTTTTAAATAATTATAAAAAAGGCAAAAAAGGAAGAAATGCTTATAAAATTAACAAGAAACGAAATGGCACAGATGCTAGGACTAACAGTAGAAACAGTAATAAGAACCATTAA
- the ric gene encoding iron-sulfur cluster repair di-iron protein — protein sequence MNLQTKLIGEIVADDFRTATVFKKYKIDFCCKGNRTIAEACEKKNINPQKVYDDLAQIPSTEISEIDFKSFPLDLLVDYVEKTHHRYVEEKIPILQAFLEKLCKVHGQRHPELLEIKTLFNESAQDLSAHLKKEELILFPFIRAMVNTKISGKPFVAAPFGAVENPVNMMKHEHDTEGERFRKIATLTSDYTPPADACSTYKVTYAMLEEFENDLHRHIHIENNILFPNAIKLESELSN from the coding sequence ATGAACTTACAAACCAAACTAATCGGTGAAATAGTAGCAGACGACTTCAGAACGGCTACTGTATTTAAAAAATATAAAATAGACTTCTGCTGTAAAGGAAACCGCACCATTGCTGAAGCATGTGAGAAAAAAAATATAAACCCACAAAAGGTTTACGATGATTTGGCACAGATACCTTCTACAGAGATTTCTGAGATAGATTTCAAATCTTTCCCACTAGATCTTCTAGTAGATTATGTAGAAAAAACTCATCATCGCTATGTGGAAGAAAAAATCCCTATCTTACAAGCCTTTTTAGAAAAGCTTTGTAAAGTTCACGGACAAAGACATCCTGAACTTCTTGAGATAAAAACATTGTTTAATGAGTCCGCTCAAGATTTATCAGCTCATTTAAAAAAAGAAGAACTCATTCTCTTCCCTTTCATAAGAGCCATGGTAAACACCAAAATATCAGGAAAGCCTTTTGTGGCAGCCCCTTTTGGAGCAGTAGAAAATCCAGTTAATATGATGAAGCACGAACACGATACAGAAGGCGAGCGTTTTAGAAAAATTGCTACACTAACATCTGATTATACACCACCTGCAGACGCTTGTAGTACATACAAAGTTACCTATGCTATGCTTGAAGAATTTGAAAATGATCTACATCGTCATATTCATATAGAAAACAATATTCTTTTCCCTAACGCAATAAAATTAGAAAGTGAACTTTCAAACTAA
- a CDS encoding RrF2 family transcriptional regulator, which produces MFSKACEYGIRACAYITIESMQNRKVKVADVAKKVGTPEAFTAKILSALTKHNIVNSIKGPYGGFEIGEQRAKSIKIKDIVIAIDGHSILSSCSLGFSSCDESNPCPLHFKYVSVRNELCKMLDTTTLFEMAIDVKNKKSKLLEV; this is translated from the coding sequence ATGTTCTCCAAAGCCTGTGAATACGGAATAAGAGCTTGTGCTTATATCACTATAGAGTCTATGCAAAATCGTAAGGTAAAGGTAGCAGACGTAGCCAAAAAGGTAGGCACACCTGAAGCGTTTACAGCAAAAATACTTAGTGCTCTTACCAAACATAACATCGTGAATTCTATAAAAGGACCATACGGTGGCTTTGAAATTGGAGAACAAAGAGCTAAGAGTATTAAAATAAAAGATATTGTAATCGCAATAGATGGCCACTCTATACTTTCTTCATGTAGCCTAGGATTTTCTTCATGTGATGAGAGTAACCCATGCCCACTCCATTTTAAATATGTGAGTGTAAGAAATGAACTTTGCAAAATGCTAGATACAACCACACTTTTTGAAATGGCTATAGATGTAAAAAACAAAAAATCAAAATTATTAGAGGTTTAA
- a CDS encoding IMPACT family protein has product MSSAIFEYKTISKPVENILLKEKGSKFLGYAYPINNEEELKACLDKIKDEHPKATHHCYAFRLGLNGENYRANDDGEPSGSAGLPIYNQLLANELTQILLIVVRYYGGTKLGVGGLVKTYKESAKIALDEADIIIKELEVQIKIEFPFSLQNVIFTLLNKNEAQIKEFNADEKCSIIASIKKAKESSLIEQFSEIHQAKIKVLD; this is encoded by the coding sequence TTGTCGTCAGCTATTTTTGAATATAAAACCATTAGTAAGCCTGTAGAAAATATCCTTTTGAAAGAAAAAGGAAGTAAATTCTTAGGCTATGCTTATCCTATAAATAATGAGGAGGAGCTAAAAGCCTGTTTGGATAAAATAAAAGATGAACACCCTAAAGCAACACATCATTGCTACGCCTTTAGGTTAGGACTTAATGGAGAAAATTACAGAGCGAATGATGACGGAGAGCCTTCTGGTAGTGCAGGGTTACCTATTTATAATCAGCTTTTAGCTAATGAGCTTACTCAAATTCTGCTGATTGTGGTGAGATATTATGGAGGTACTAAATTGGGTGTAGGTGGCTTGGTAAAGACTTACAAAGAATCGGCTAAGATAGCGCTAGACGAAGCTGATATTATTATCAAAGAGCTTGAAGTTCAGATAAAAATAGAGTTTCCCTTCAGTCTTCAAAATGTAATTTTTACTTTACTAAATAAAAATGAGGCTCAAATAAAAGAGTTTAATGCTGATGAGAAATGTAGTATCATTGCTTCAATAAAAAAGGCGAAAGAATCTTCTCTAATAGAGCAATTTTCCGAAATTCATCAAGCTAAAATAAAGGTATTAGATTAA
- a CDS encoding FAD:protein FMN transferase, producing the protein MFTKSILNKSFLILFSLLFSTFFSQHLAVKDTVLMGCSFQIKIVGKDSITAHTLAQEAAEEISRIEHLLSDWLPNTPISQINQNAGKQPIIVPKEVFDITQRAKNYAEITGGIFDITYASMDKIWRFDGSMTSLPSFEDIQKATRNIGYQHLILNAKDQSVFLEKEGMKISFGSIGKAYAADKAKEKMIEKGALSGLINASGDITTWGNKNSKSWRIGIHNPYQKHLPIKVLKLYNEAITTSGDYEKYVLFNNKRYSHIINPLTGYPSTGTTSVTVVGENAEICNMLSTSLMILGVEKGKKLIKQYPKYTAYLITDQGKVHHLKP; encoded by the coding sequence ATGTTTACTAAATCTATCCTTAATAAAAGTTTCCTCATACTATTCAGTTTATTATTTTCAACTTTTTTCTCGCAACATCTAGCTGTTAAAGACACCGTGCTAATGGGGTGTAGTTTCCAAATAAAAATAGTAGGGAAAGACAGTATTACCGCACACACTCTAGCCCAAGAAGCCGCTGAAGAAATCAGCAGAATAGAACATCTCCTCTCCGATTGGTTACCTAACACTCCCATATCCCAAATCAACCAAAACGCGGGGAAACAACCTATCATCGTTCCCAAGGAGGTTTTTGACATTACACAAAGAGCTAAAAATTACGCCGAAATAACGGGTGGTATTTTTGATATTACCTATGCTTCTATGGATAAAATTTGGCGATTTGATGGTAGTATGACCTCGCTCCCTTCGTTTGAAGATATCCAAAAAGCTACTAGAAATATAGGTTATCAGCATCTCATCCTCAACGCTAAAGACCAAAGTGTTTTTCTAGAAAAAGAAGGAATGAAGATAAGCTTTGGCTCTATAGGAAAAGCTTATGCAGCAGATAAAGCTAAAGAAAAAATGATAGAAAAAGGAGCTTTATCAGGGCTCATCAATGCTTCTGGAGACATTACCACATGGGGAAACAAAAACTCCAAATCTTGGCGTATCGGCATACATAACCCTTACCAAAAACACCTGCCCATAAAAGTTTTAAAACTCTATAACGAAGCCATAACCACATCTGGAGATTATGAAAAATATGTTTTATTTAATAATAAAAGATACAGCCATATCATAAACCCACTTACAGGCTATCCTTCTACAGGAACCACCAGTGTTACAGTAGTAGGCGAAAATGCAGAAATCTGTAATATGTTAAGTACTTCTCTAATGATTCTAGGAGTTGAGAAAGGTAAAAAACTCATCAAACAATATCCAAAATATACCGCCTATCTCATCACAGACCAAGGAAAAGTACACCATCTAAAACCCTAG
- a CDS encoding PepSY domain-containing protein has product MKTAIWRYLHLGLALSISTLLIIASVTGGILALDEMIKKSEYKAHQFPAHISISDAIKNIKPSFSEIQELKVEQQVLIVEGFNQDLNTVVSITNPSNGKLMAPPRKSHQWVNWANTLHRSLFLHELGRGIIGATSCLFLLSILSGGILLYRRQGNRLLYNAKTNTKVDFIHFIGGKWLGIPLFIIAFTGSILFLFRFEVLHATPAQVETFKTKSKNTSSPSEFEIFKNTPLIEVKKLSFPLFEDEEEYYELTTKEATFTINQFTGEIISKQNQTALQNFEGLNKAIHTGEIHFIWTIVLFFSSLSIPLFIFSGILLWWRRKKKKVKNPFQANQAEYIILVGTDGGTTLEFANKIHQQFLDLGLRSYLTEMNHYTTYPKGRFLLCFASTYGDGEAPSSAIHFEKKLNTIVQPHKMKYSIVGFGSINYPKYNAYATHIASILEEKETFENALPLVKVNQKSPTAFLEWVQYWNEYFPEYQLNTSESFYRLKLKKKIKLKVLDKTEVCIHNQLFKINLKPLVKIPLRSGDLLEITPMENQPRLYSIAKQNNSITLWVKLIPNGLGSNFLYNLTIGDKLKTTPIQNKHFRFPKKAKSVHLISNGTGIAPFLGMIAENTSLTKIYLYGGFRHRTSIISEMEKDLNLYIKNNQLTSYQLAFSRDTNGNRITKYIIDDLAQIIASLEDGGIMMVCGSVELLSDIETAINNYSEKYYTPNYTYFKNNHQILSDVY; this is encoded by the coding sequence ATGAAGACGGCTATTTGGCGTTATCTACACTTGGGGTTAGCCCTTTCTATTTCTACTTTACTCATTATAGCCTCCGTTACAGGAGGCATTTTGGCATTAGATGAAATGATAAAAAAATCTGAATATAAAGCACACCAATTCCCTGCTCACATTTCCATTTCTGATGCCATTAAAAACATTAAACCTTCTTTCTCTGAAATACAAGAACTAAAAGTAGAACAACAAGTACTTATCGTAGAGGGATTTAACCAAGACCTCAACACCGTTGTAAGCATTACCAACCCATCTAATGGCAAACTTATGGCACCGCCTAGAAAAAGCCACCAATGGGTCAACTGGGCGAATACCTTACACCGTTCTTTATTCTTACACGAACTAGGCAGAGGCATCATAGGAGCTACCTCCTGCCTATTTTTACTGTCTATTTTGTCTGGTGGGATATTGCTTTACAGAAGACAAGGCAACCGCTTACTATACAATGCTAAAACAAATACCAAAGTAGATTTCATACACTTTATAGGTGGAAAATGGCTGGGTATTCCCCTATTCATCATCGCATTTACGGGGAGTATCCTGTTCCTTTTTAGATTTGAGGTACTACACGCCACTCCTGCTCAAGTAGAAACTTTCAAAACCAAATCAAAGAACACCTCTTCTCCATCAGAATTTGAAATCTTTAAAAACACCCCTCTCATAGAGGTTAAAAAATTGAGTTTTCCACTTTTTGAAGATGAGGAAGAATATTACGAACTTACCACCAAAGAAGCTACTTTCACTATCAATCAATTTACAGGAGAAATTATATCAAAACAAAACCAAACCGCACTACAAAATTTTGAAGGACTTAATAAGGCTATCCACACAGGCGAAATCCATTTTATATGGACAATCGTTTTATTTTTCAGTAGCCTTAGCATCCCACTTTTTATATTTTCCGGCATCTTACTTTGGTGGAGAAGAAAAAAGAAGAAAGTTAAAAATCCATTCCAAGCCAATCAAGCAGAATACATCATTCTAGTAGGTACCGATGGTGGCACTACCCTAGAATTTGCCAATAAAATTCATCAGCAATTTTTAGACTTAGGTCTCCGTTCCTACCTTACCGAAATGAACCACTATACCACCTATCCTAAAGGGCGTTTTCTACTATGTTTCGCCTCCACCTATGGTGATGGAGAAGCTCCTTCTAGTGCCATACATTTCGAGAAAAAGCTAAATACCATTGTACAACCTCACAAAATGAAATACAGCATCGTGGGATTTGGCTCTATAAATTATCCTAAATACAATGCTTACGCTACGCATATCGCCTCTATTTTGGAAGAAAAAGAAACCTTTGAAAACGCTTTGCCGTTAGTAAAAGTAAACCAAAAATCACCAACAGCATTTCTAGAATGGGTACAGTATTGGAATGAATATTTCCCAGAATATCAACTCAATACTTCGGAATCTTTTTACAGATTAAAACTCAAAAAAAAGATAAAACTTAAAGTGTTAGACAAAACCGAAGTGTGTATACATAACCAATTATTTAAAATAAACCTTAAACCTCTTGTTAAAATACCACTTCGGTCTGGGGATTTGCTAGAGATAACACCTATGGAAAACCAACCCAGGCTCTACTCTATCGCTAAACAAAATAACTCTATAACTCTATGGGTAAAACTTATCCCTAACGGATTGGGGTCTAATTTCCTCTATAATTTAACCATAGGTGATAAACTTAAAACAACACCTATCCAAAACAAACATTTCCGTTTTCCTAAAAAAGCAAAATCGGTTCATCTAATATCCAACGGTACTGGTATAGCTCCATTTTTGGGTATGATAGCCGAAAATACTTCTTTAACGAAAATCTATCTCTACGGTGGATTTAGACATCGTACCTCCATTATTTCTGAAATGGAAAAAGACTTAAACCTTTACATCAAAAACAATCAACTGACTAGCTATCAGTTAGCATTTTCTAGAGATACTAATGGCAATAGAATTACTAAATATATAATAGATGATTTGGCACAGATTATAGCCTCACTAGAAGATGGTGGCATTATGATGGTATGTGGTTCTGTAGAACTTCTATCAGATATAGAAACCGCTATCAACAACTATTCTGAAAAATACTATACGCCTAATTACACCTATTTTAAAAATAACCATCAAATCTTATCCGATGTTTACTAA
- a CDS encoding DUF2271 domain-containing protein, with product MKLSLKNSLILAFTLVSSLALAQKTNYKCMLQLKNYKGEGAYIVASLVNAKGAYIKTLAVMGDDAEWYNTLKEWHKFQKVKKEKLDAITGASVSPGNRAAKVFEIDTQWMNKGFKIRFESAVEDQSYHIKDVEIPLTDAEISQKYEGKGYIRFIKLNKI from the coding sequence ATGAAATTATCATTAAAAAATAGTTTAATCTTAGCTTTTACACTGGTAAGCTCATTAGCTTTAGCTCAAAAAACAAATTATAAATGTATGCTCCAACTCAAAAATTACAAAGGAGAAGGGGCTTACATTGTAGCATCTCTAGTCAATGCTAAAGGTGCTTATATAAAAACGCTAGCCGTAATGGGTGATGATGCCGAATGGTACAATACCCTTAAAGAATGGCATAAGTTCCAAAAAGTTAAAAAAGAAAAACTAGATGCCATCACAGGAGCCTCTGTATCTCCTGGAAACAGAGCTGCCAAAGTTTTTGAAATAGACACCCAATGGATGAACAAAGGCTTTAAAATAAGATTTGAATCTGCTGTGGAAGACCAAAGCTACCACATAAAAGATGTAGAAATCCCACTTACAGATGCAGAAATCAGTCAAAAATATGAAGGTAAGGGCTACATAAGATTTATTAAACTTAATAAAATTTAA
- a CDS encoding ankyrin repeat domain-containing protein — protein sequence MKIKKFLALGLGLIFSNAIAQNTLLERNFWENKPQLETVKTEIKKGNNPAEANPANFDATTLAILQNAPIEVIKYLIDLEGNGITKSTHDSRTYLHWAAFKGNAELTEWLLKKGASVQHTDSRGNTPLAYAALGGLKDTKIYDLFLNHGVNIKQKYKDGAEIFHYAISNDDENLAITNYFLSKGVPLAVKDNFGRNIADYASKGQNLNLLKKLIEKGIKPSSEALLFATKGSKKWQEVAHFFNFLINDLKISINTTDAEGNNALHHALSVREINDDIVQFLIEQGTSYEQPNQEGDTPLMKAIQRNKTDLVQLMLSKGVGKINATNKKGISALSLGVQYASPELVETLIKKGADINTTDQKGNHLGLYLVESYNKRDKNALEIIISKIKILTDKGFDLTKPQEDGNTLAHLVVQKQEPKLLAVMKPYIKDINAKNNEGLTALHLSAMISKDLEMIKLLLENGSDKSLKTSLDETAYDLAIENEILGKNKSELEFLK from the coding sequence ATGAAAATAAAAAAATTTTTAGCATTAGGACTAGGACTTATCTTCTCTAATGCTATCGCACAAAACACTCTTCTAGAAAGAAACTTCTGGGAAAACAAACCCCAACTAGAAACCGTAAAAACCGAAATAAAAAAAGGAAATAACCCTGCCGAAGCCAATCCTGCCAACTTTGATGCTACCACTCTTGCCATTCTTCAAAACGCTCCTATAGAAGTTATAAAATACCTTATAGACCTTGAAGGAAACGGCATTACGAAAAGCACTCACGATAGTAGAACTTATCTTCATTGGGCAGCGTTTAAAGGCAATGCAGAACTTACCGAGTGGCTTTTGAAAAAGGGAGCTTCTGTACAGCATACCGATAGTAGAGGTAATACACCTTTAGCCTACGCTGCATTGGGCGGACTTAAAGATACCAAAATTTACGACCTCTTTTTAAACCACGGAGTTAACATCAAACAAAAATATAAAGACGGAGCTGAAATTTTTCATTATGCTATTTCCAACGATGACGAAAACTTAGCCATTACAAACTATTTTCTAAGCAAAGGTGTTCCTCTAGCGGTTAAAGATAATTTTGGTAGAAACATTGCCGATTACGCTTCCAAAGGACAAAACCTTAACTTACTAAAAAAACTCATTGAAAAAGGAATTAAACCTAGCTCCGAAGCCTTATTATTCGCAACTAAAGGAAGTAAAAAATGGCAAGAAGTTGCTCATTTCTTCAATTTCCTCATCAATGACCTTAAAATATCTATCAACACGACAGATGCCGAAGGTAATAATGCCCTACATCACGCACTTTCTGTTAGGGAAATAAATGATGATATAGTTCAGTTCCTCATAGAGCAAGGTACTTCTTACGAACAACCCAACCAAGAAGGAGACACTCCTCTAATGAAAGCTATCCAAAGGAATAAAACTGATTTAGTTCAACTTATGCTTTCCAAAGGAGTGGGTAAAATAAATGCTACCAACAAGAAAGGTATTTCTGCTCTAAGTTTGGGTGTACAATACGCCAGTCCAGAACTTGTAGAAACCCTTATTAAGAAGGGAGCAGACATCAATACAACAGACCAAAAAGGAAACCATCTAGGACTTTATCTTGTAGAATCTTACAATAAACGAGATAAAAATGCGTTAGAAATCATCATTTCAAAAATAAAAATACTTACAGACAAAGGGTTTGATTTAACTAAGCCTCAAGAAGACGGAAATACATTGGCTCATTTGGTAGTCCAAAAACAAGAGCCTAAATTATTAGCTGTAATGAAACCTTACATTAAAGACATCAACGCTAAAAACAACGAAGGCTTAACCGCATTACACCTCTCTGCAATGATAAGCAAAGATTTAGAAATGATAAAACTATTGCTAGAAAATGGAAGCGATAAATCCTTAAAAACATCATTAGACGAAACCGCTTACGATCTAGCCATAGAGAACGAAATCTTAGGGAAAAATAAATCAGAATTAGAATTTTTAAAATAA